The following nucleotide sequence is from Ailuropoda melanoleuca isolate Jingjing chromosome 12, ASM200744v2, whole genome shotgun sequence.
ATTTCCAATCAGCTCTAGCAGGAAATCAGtcagaaatgttctttcttctgcACTCCTCCACCCCCAGGGCAGGAAATGCTGATTTAACAAAGCCCAGGCTGAGAATTCCCAGGTAGTGACTAGGgggacccagccccagcccacaccCAGGCCTCACCTGTCCGGCGATTCTGTCCAGATCTCTTTGTCCCTGAGGTGTCAGTTTGCGGCCCCTGTGGGAGAAGGGTCACACAGTCCCCCATGAGTGCAGGCTCTCAGCCCTGTCGCTGCCAGGCCCCTCCTGGAGGTGAGCTGGGCTTCCCAAGAAGGCACCTGGCCATGGGAACACATGACACCAGCCAAGTCCCACTGAGGGCCCAGTTGGCTGCATTCTAACGagctgggggcaggagtgggagcCCCCGAGAGCTGCTGGGGTGTCGTTTGTGCAAGCATTAGATCAAAAGCCCCGAAAAATCAATTGGGAAAAGTTAACGAGCAGGCTAATGAAAGCGGACAGTCGCTAAATTACCTTCCCGGAGCTCGGGGTAGTCAGCCAGAGAGGTCGGGGTGAGCCCCTCACTGTTCGTTTTTCTGCAGAATTCCCTGACCGCCTGAGGGGCAGCTGCAGACCGTGCAGGACAGACCTGGCACCTTTCCACCCAGAGGAAGGATGGCTCCAGACAACTTCATTACAGGTGATATGACCCCAAGTCTCCGCAACACCCCCGTTCCCAGCCATCTCCCCGCCCCTGCTTACCCATCTTGGTCCTTTTCCACCATTTTCAGCCCCTCTAGGGCTTGGAGGACCCTGCGGGCCACGCTCTTGGAGCCTCTACTGAAGTGGCTGGGCATGACCCCGTTTCTCTGACGTCCCCCGTAGATCTTGGTCATGGAGCCGACCCCAGCGCCGCCCCGGAGGTACAAGTGCCGTGCTGTGGAAGCTAGGCGGGGCATGCAGATGTGAGTACTCTTCTCAAGCAGAGAAGACTCCTCTGCACAGGGTAGGCAGGCTGAGGGAAGGGCCTTGCTCGATTCACACATATGTCAATTCTGTGTGTGCGTGGCCACTAATTCTTCCCACTGTATAGCCTGGGGAAACTGAGAACACACACCAAGACCCAGTACCAGGCCCCACAGCTAAGCTTCCCCACACCCGGGGCCCAGCCTGGGAGACTGGAGGGCCTGCCACAGCTGTGCTGCCATGAGATAGGACTCTGTCCTGTGGGTAGAGTCCAGCAGGTGCTTAAGCCATGACTGTCAATCTCCACATGCCCAGGCCTGAGGGGCAGGAGGGTATGAGAAGGGCCAGGCGGCCACCTGGGTGCAGCTCCGAGCCCCCCAGCCCCGGAGGACTCAGGGTGAGAGGAGACACCCCATGCATCTTGGAATGGGTATCCCCCCTCTGTGGACACAGGGTTCTCAGCCCTAGCCTGGCTCGGGCAAGTCCCCGGTCCCTCACTGTTTGTTCAACAGGACCACTTCTCCACTGGGCCCTGTGCCatctgcttggcattctctcccCCAAGGCAGTAAGTTGGTCTCAGGCCCCGGCCTGATGGTATGGCCTTGGCGAGTCACTCATCCTCATCTGAGAGCCAGGGGTCACAGTCCCTCAGAGGAGCGTGGCTGTGAGCACCGCAGGTGTCTCGTGCTGTTCTCCTTCACAGAAAAGAAACGGGCTCCGGAGGGTACTCACTGGCCTCCTTTCACACAGCTCTGAGGGACAGTCCCTCCAGAGTGGTCTGGCTTTCTACCTCAGGGGGCCACTGAGATGTGAAATGAATTAGGGCCTGATACAGGGACGCTAGGTTATTCTAGGGCCCCCGGAGCCCAGCACGTAAGGTTTAGTTCTGCAGATCAGAGGGGGAACCAGGACTCACTCCATCAGTAACTACTTACTCCTAGGAGCCAGGCCATGTCCCTGACCCTCCAGCGTTgccagcttggggtgggggtgaagtgaggactcctcccctctgcctgtccctcccagAGTAGTTCTTCCACACCACTtgtccccagccccctccacccctgtAAGATGGTCTCCAGATACAGCCATGGGCTTCTGGGGGCCACGGCACAGCCGAAACCCTCTTCACCTATCAGGACCACCGTACAACCGCTCCTGTTTCACTGTTTCCAGCCTCTGCTCATTTTAAAACCCTTCTCCTTGGTTCTTCCTACCCCCACTATACCCCTCACCTTAGCCCCCAAGACCAAAACTCCCCTTCCAGTGACATCACTGGAGAACCCCAGAGTTTAAGGCCAGCTCGCATGCCCAACAGCTACCAACCTTCCTCCTGAGCGCGTTCCAGGCCATGCTCGAACCGGGGTGGAGACCTGCTCTCCCACCTGGGCTGTAcgcagggctggggagagcagACAGCCTCACAAAGGGGGTGAGATGAATACTCCTAGACATGCAGACACCCAGGAGAGGCCTGGCCAAGATAGGAGCAACGCTCGCCCAGTCCTGGTCTGGGCTCTGTATAAAAAGGGGTGGCCAACCCCTGAGCTGTCTGGTAACCCAGGGTCTGAATCCCAAAACTGCTCATCAGCTGTGAGAGTGCACCCCCGATTCAGGTGGTGTGGGCCATGGTACCTAAAGGGCAAGACTCCCTTAAAGCCCGAGGAGTGAGTGGCAGAGAATAAGCTCCAGCTAAGGCCAACTATTAGTTTCTTCGAGGAAGGGGTGCTGGGTTGcgttacagttttctttttttaaagctgcattaAACTATCCGGTGTGGTGCCAGACATCACAAACTTAGGTGGTTCCCTCACCCAAACCAGCTGATAATTATTTTCCTGACCCATTAGAACGGAAGAGTATTAACTCTACAAACTGAAAGGTACTACAGTCAAAACGAATGAATtctaggggttcctgggtggctcagctgttaagtgtctgcctttggctcagggcatgattcccgagttctgggattgagccccacatcaggcttctccactaggagactgcttcttcctctcctactccctctgcctatgttccctctctcactggctgtctctctctgtcaaataaataaataaaatcttaaaaaaaaatgaattctacaaaacactGACCTGGTTTTCACACACCCTCACCCCCGCTCGAGACCCAGGCTCAATCCCTTTGAAGTGGAGTTGCAACACCATGAATCCAGGCCATCCTAGCTGCTGTTTATGAGGGCCACAGTGAGCCaggtgttgtcacaaatggattCTCCTTAAGTCCTTCTAAAGGCTTTCCACTGCGCTCCTCTTGGGAAATCCTGTCCCTAGTGACCAGGAGTCACTCTACACCCCCAACTGTAAAGGACGACCAGCAGCATGCCCCACGCACTGAACCACCAGGTGGAGGAGGGGGCACTGGAGCACCTGGCAGATCAAGGAAGTTGCACAAGTGTCTGCACCTCAGTATCCCAACAGCTGGTTTTAAGTTCAGGTCCGTGATCCCATCCTGGCCTACTGAGTCACCAAATTGGGATAGGAAGCCTCCCAGATACATCATGCCCTCCCTCAATCCTTCTCTGTCAAGCTTCTAAGGACAGAATCACTTTCCCGACCTTGTCAACCCTTAACTTGTCCGTGCACAGTCTCCAAGGCCTTGATCCTGCCCATAACACAGCCGGAGTCAGAGAGGACCAGGTTCCATCCTACAGCGAACCACATTCAGATGTCCCAATTCAGCAGTTTCTTGCTGACAAAACACAATGGATTCTCACCTCCCTCCCAAGCAGAACCTTCTGAGAATTGAGAGGTCAAGAGACTTGCCCATGGCCACACTGCAACACCCCCTTCACAAAAGCCTACAGTGATCTTTCCTTGACGCTGCCTCTGCTTAGAGCAGCTCCTAACAGAGGTTCTTTCTAGCCCTACCTCACCCTTTGCCCTGTACCATCTGTCTTGTTTTTATCGTCCCCCATCAGACATCAAAACCATGGTCAATCCATGATGGCTCCTACACGCCTCCAGAAGTCAATCCCCACACCACCTACTGCCAGAGCTCAGCCTCCCAGGATAGGCCAACTGCCCTACTGTGTTTTGGTTCCAGACCCCCCGAGGGGACAAGAGACCAAGGCCCCATgatccagagaaggaaaaaaaaagcaaatacagcCTTTTTTTGGAGTTAGCCGCCTGCGCCCTCCCAGGGTCACTTCACCTGTCTGCAACTCCATTTCCTCTCTGCTAATGGCGTATCTCCTATGACTAGTCCAGACTATGAGCTAACCCGAACTAGGTCCTGGGAGCACTCCAGGCTGGCGAACTTCTCCTGTAGAGGGTCAAAGtcaatattttcagttttgtaggCCATGTGGTCTGTCACAACTGCAACTCTGCCTCTCATATGGCTGTAAACAAATAGGAATGGTGGTGGCAGCTGGGCAAGTGAGGTCAAAAAAGGAGTTTGGGGGGCAAGTGgttgactcagttggttaggggTCTCCCTTTGGCTCcagtcgtgatcctggggtcctgggattgagccgcacatcagcctgcatctccctctccctgcttttgtgttctaataaataaataaaaaggtcttaaaaaaaagaagatttgggAACCttgagggagggaggccaggtgGGCAGGTAGAGGACGCACTCAGTGTGAGTTGTCAGAGAAGGGGCCACAGTCACAGTAAGACTCATCTGTATTGCCCAGAGTCTTTATCTAATTTCCCGTTAATCTTTCCCCatctacaaaaatataaaatatgaaatgcagCCAAGGAAGAGAGCTGGAGCCCCCCACCCAAGTGATGGCATGGGTGTGGTAGATTGTGGCATCACTAGctggcaagttacttgaccttcCTGAGAACTACCATGAAACAGAAACCACAGTACTATCTGGGAGGTTTTTGATAAGGCAGATTAAGCAAAGTGTGTGTATTTATCTGACCATACAGAAAAAGCTAGAAGAATTTCTCATTTTAGATCCAATGCTGCCTTAACCAATTGATTCTTGGGGCATTGCCGACGAACATTCAGGGCCGGGCAGCCTTGCTTCCCAAGATGGGTGGATGGGGTGGTGGTCTCATTCAGGCTCCATCACTCAAGTGCCAGGGGAAGTCATGTCAGCTTCCCTCCACCAGccccattttctttctaaaatcacAGCAGCGATTCCCACCATACGCCACCCACCCTACCCACATGAGAGTTGACCGTTTCATCCCCAGGAGTCTGAATTAGAGTGGATCTCATGACGTTCCATGCATGAGTGCACCACAATCTACGAAATGCTTCGTGTTCCAAAGTGGCACGGCAACTTGTACCAAGGCCAACTCTTTTCAAGTTCATCCTAAAGATTTCTCAATTTCCAAACCTTGCTTCCCACCTACTTCCTATCTGGAGAAAAGCTTTGACCAGGATGGAGCCCCTATGTCACAGAGGAAGCTTGAAGGTTACAGAGGCTGAGGGTCCTTAGTGAAGGCCTGTGCAGAGGCTGCCACCTTGAACAACCTCGCACTGACCACCCCCCACAATCCCTAAGTTAGGCCTTTATGGGGTGACAGCTTGGAGAAACTTGAAATGTCAGAGACAGGTGACTATTAGCACTGTGTTATCAGGTGCTACATTTAAGTCATTCCTTCCAAGTTGTCATCACTGTACTAATAAAGAGAGGGGGCTGGCATGGTTACAGGGTGACCATAAGGCCTTCTTTTGGGCATTTGGGACTTACTAACATTTAGAGCAAGGAGTACCTGGCCAGACTCCAACCTCTTAGGAATAACTTACTAGAGAGACAAGGAAAAAGCTAGCCTGATGATCTGAATAAAAACAAGACAGCTGACTTTTCTTGAAGATTACTCTGCCACAGATATACTTTATAGCATTTTAACAATCATAAGCTCATTTGATTCCCACTACAATCCTGCCATGGTACAatcattagccccattttagaGAGAACCACAAGAAGCACAAGCAGATGGAGGTCACACAGTTAAGCGATAGAGAAGAATGTGAGTCTAGACCCCAGGAACATAGAAAGATAAACACCTCCCTTTAAAACACACCACCTTTAAGTAAAATATGAACACTCATTTGACCCTCGGTTTCCCTGGAGGCTCAGAGGTCCTCACATACACCTcttacaaacaaagaaacagattgaGAACGTGAAGTTATCGTCACACAAGCATGCAGGGACAGTCTGAGGTTTCTCCTCTCACACTATAGGACAACtctaatttaaaaagtttcacCTCTCTTGCGATCTTGGGCTcacagagagaatgaggaggTATGGTGCGTGCCAGAGGTCACCCAGGCCCCCACTACCCAGACAGAGGGCCCAGTTCCTCACCAGCTCGTGTGTAGAACCAGTTCTCATCGTAGGGAGCAAGCTCTTTATGCTTGGCCAGCTTGACAGTGTCCACCCATTCAGGGACTTTCAGCTTCCCAGACCTGGGACCAACAGTGACAAAGGTACGATTCAGGAGTCTCCACAAACTCCACCTCCCAAATCCCCTCTGCTCAGCACAAATGTAGGTTAACAGAAGCCCCATGTGTCCTACAATACAAAACGTTTGCAACCCAACTACAGGCCAAACCCAGGCCTCATGcagacaagcagactgcacactgagACCTCACACaagcgccccccccaccccgcgccggTCCACCAGGGGAGAGAAACAACGTCTGGTGAGGCCAGGCAAGGACCACAGCCTCCATCCGCCGTGAAGCCCCGGTTCCCACACTCACTTTTTGAGGAAGGCTGCCAGAGCTCTGACGAACTCCTGCTGGTTCACGTCTTTTACAGTAACTCCAGGcatctgagagagagcaagcgtgtgAGTTCAGGACCCATACGGACGACTGACAGGGGCCGAGACCTCGCCCCCATGTGACCGAAACCAACGCACTCCCATTACTTCCCAAGGCCCCGCTTCGGAACTGGGCCCTAAAGTCCCCACCGCCTGTGGGTGCTCGAGTTTACCGCCGCTCACGGTCTCTGCGGGTCGCACGAGCACGACCTGACGCCGTTGCGAAAACGCTAGAAAACCCCAGCCCCCGATTCGGGGGCGCCCCTCGCATCCACGCCGCCCACCTGGCCCAGTCTTGGTTCCCGGACCGTGCCGACCAGGCATGTCCGGGCCTGCCGCTCGCACGTGGCTGCAGCTCCAGGGGGCGGGGCAGCCCCACGCAGTCGCCCCGGAGCCCCCAGACACGCGCTCCCGGCTGGGGAGTCGGACCCTGACGCCGCGCGCCCAGCCCGTACCGGAGCGCCCGCCTTACCGTGCGGCCTCCGCGCTGCCAGCCAGGGGAAAGGGAGCAACGGGGTTTCCCGGGCGCACAAGTCGGGCGTCTAGTCTCGCGAGAGGTCCGAATGCTCGCGAGACCAGGGCCACAAGAGCAGCCCCGCCTCTCTCAGGGCAAACGTAGCTTCGTTACGGCGGAGATGGGAGGGTGTGCGGTGAGGAAGCGGGCTAGCAAAGGGAAAAGCCAAGGGCAAGGAGAGAGAGGCGTGCTTCCTCCCCGCTCTTTCTTCTCCCGGAGCGAAATAGAGCTCCCATCCTGAGCTGGGGGTGTGTATGGGGCTTCGTTTGCGTCGATCGTGGCGGAAGCAACAGCGGCGGAGGGGACCGTGGTGGCGGAAGTTGTGGGACATTCGGGTGGGCAGGAGAAGGACCCGGGCACCGCCCGCACCCCCGTGGGGCGACCCCCTCTCTGGGTGGAAGTGGCTTTTCGGGCCGGAAGTGGTGGTAGTAAGGGCGGAACTGTGATGGGGAACGCAGCGGCGGAGCAAGGAGGAAATGTGTTCGACCACCAGTCCTCGCGAGAGCGGGGCAGACGGACCACCCCTGTTAGGGCGGAAACTGCTTCATCACGGCCCAGGCGACCGCAGTGGGAATGAGGCACGGCAGGCGGGGAGGAGACCCAGGCAGGGACAAAGGAGACGGAGGCGGGACCTTAGGGGAAGTTGGTGCAGCTCTGCCTCCTAGTGCCTGAATCTATTCGCTCAGCGCTTCGGGTTTATTTTGCCCACTTAATCTGTCCACCTCACTACCCTGTGCGGGTCCAGGGTGTCCACTTGCCCTTTCAACGCTTCAGTCTCTccgttaagaaaaagaaaatacaatttatttttttattatttttttttattatttatttatttgacagagatagagacagccagcgagagaggaaacacaagcagggggagtgggagaggaagaagctggctcatagcgaagagcctgatgtggggctcgatcccataatgccctgagccgaaggcagacgcccaaccgctgtgccacccaggcgccccaagaaaatacaatttaaatggATACCGAAATCCCGTTTGTTTGCCCCCAGTAAGTGACTGGTCCTGTACATGGTGCATCAAATTAATTCTATCAGCAAATATTTgtgtgcctactctgtgccaggcacagataAACGTTATGTGGTATTACATGAGTAATCTAGTTTAATCCTTGTCAGGTCCAACAACCAAAAACAGAAGGGACACCCTTGtccaataaaattgttaaattgcCGCAAAAA
It contains:
- the RPS19 gene encoding 40S ribosomal protein S19 isoform X2 → MPGVTVKDVNQQEFVRALAAFLKKSGKLKVPEWVDTVKLAKHKELAPYDENWFYTRAASTARHLYLRGGAGVGSMTKIYGGRQRNGVMPSHFSRGSKSVARRVLQALEGLKMVEKDQDGGRKLTPQGQRDLDRIAGQVAAANKKH
- the RPS19 gene encoding 40S ribosomal protein S19 isoform X1 translates to MPGVTVKDVNQQEFVRALAAFLKKSGKLKVPEWVDTVKLAKHKELAPYDENWFYTRAASTARHLYLRGGAGVGSMTKIYGGRQRNGVMPSHFSRGSKSVARRVLQALEGLKMVEKDQDGCQVCPARSAAAPQAVREFCRKTNSEGLTPTSLADYPELREGAFLGSPAHLQEGPGSDRAESLHSWGTV